Proteins co-encoded in one Bacillus infantis NRRL B-14911 genomic window:
- the istB gene encoding IS21-like element helper ATPase IstB produces the protein MSQPYESLQDKCRTLRLAETAKELPSLLREAEAKGWTYHEFIHEFLSHEMRCRERKNSERLMKWAEFPEALTFENFRLEEQTAIGEKQLNILKHLSWVDEFYTLIMMGPTGVGKTHLSTALGIHAIERGYQVSFISMDRLIYVLKSREYISKSKTRYNRIVKSDLIIIDDVMYMAYEPQDAHLFFQFIYEMYDKAAFILTSNKGPGEWGKFLGDPTLTTAILDRLLHRSEILTFSEEQDSIRMKYRKALFDNQSVES, from the coding sequence ATGAGTCAACCTTACGAATCACTTCAGGATAAATGCAGAACCTTACGTCTGGCTGAGACAGCCAAGGAATTACCTTCTCTTCTAAGGGAAGCTGAGGCAAAGGGATGGACCTATCATGAATTTATCCATGAGTTTCTTAGTCATGAAATGCGTTGTAGGGAAAGAAAAAACAGTGAAAGATTAATGAAGTGGGCTGAGTTTCCAGAAGCTTTAACATTTGAAAACTTTAGACTTGAGGAACAGACAGCGATTGGAGAAAAACAGCTAAATATTTTAAAACATTTATCATGGGTTGATGAATTTTATACCTTAATTATGATGGGACCAACAGGTGTCGGCAAGACCCATCTATCAACTGCCTTAGGTATCCACGCAATAGAGCGTGGGTACCAGGTTTCTTTTATATCAATGGATCGTTTAATTTATGTCTTAAAATCAAGAGAGTACATTAGTAAATCTAAAACAAGATATAACCGTATAGTCAAATCTGATCTGATTATCATTGATGATGTCATGTATATGGCTTATGAACCACAGGATGCCCATTTATTCTTTCAATTTATATATGAGATGTATGACAAAGCTGCATTTATCCTTACCTCTAATAAAGGTCCTGGAGAATGGGGAAAGTTCCTTGGGGATCCGACACTTACGACAGCCATCCTGGATCGTCTCCTTCATCGGAGTGAAATTTTGACCTTCAGCGAAGAACAGGACAGTATCAGAATGAAATACAGAAAAGCGTTGTTTGATAACCAGAGTGTTGAATCTTAA